One Brassica napus cultivar Da-Ae chromosome C4, Da-Ae, whole genome shotgun sequence genomic region harbors:
- the LOC125585733 gene encoding uncharacterized protein LOC125585733, which yields MLTVWSHPESYVLPPEEQGGKASPTNSEDYKTPPEDDPMTECRTPDVGNSKLSRYLTRSLKKAELEGKCIPISSTKKDDLQTKRIPRRSTKIGGVYTPDKRLKKLFQSCKKPKYTPLADLEKAQFQEFQSILREKPAQEFEIVIGIHVSNKFFLSLARPTNWVSTEHISVLISMLVRRHGRNYLSRRCRFVDYFSIAGIISKFAEFEKASDKLGFNWGGLVSFSFTGKTPRRNDKKVLLVDVDRVYAPMMWGKDHWVGLVINLTCRQVEILDCNIPLNESDNEVNKHMAYLLRALPHVLAAFSPPSDSSHPEEDQAFSWVRPDNIYFNERSGDCGPCAVKFLEMHAAGYSYEDMGQIDDKKVDIFRQKYAMDTYEEFIGNAKVQNDG from the exons ATGCTTACCGTTTGGTCTCATCCTGAATCTTACGTCCTTCCGCCGGAGGAACAAGGTGGTAAAGCGTCACCGACAAATTCTGAAGATTACAAGACACCGCCAGAGGATGATCCGATGACTGAATGTCGCACACCAGACGTTGGGAATTCGAAGCTGAGTCGATATCTGACTAGGTCATTAAAAAAAGCAGAGCTAGAAGGGAAATGTATTCCAATAAGCTCAACCAAAAAAGATGACCTCCAGACGAAGCGTATTCCGAGACGTTCAACAAAGATTGGAGGAGTGTACACCCCAGACAAGAGATTGAAGAAGCTTTTCCAAAGCTGCAAGAAACCCAAATATACGCCCTTAGCAGACTTGGAGAAAGCGCAGTTTCAAGAGTTTCAGTCAATTCTCCGCGAGAAACCGGCACA GGAATTCGAAATTGTTATTGGGATCCATGTCTCAAATAAGTTCTTCCTGTCGTTGGCGCGGCCAACAAATTGGGTCAGTACCGAG CACATTTCTGTGCTAATTAGTATGCTAGTAAGGCGACATGGACGCAATTATCTGAGTCGGAGGTGCAGATTTGTAGACTACTTCAGTATTGCGGGCATCATATCAAAGTTCGCAGAGTTCGAGAAGGCCTCAGATAAATTGGGATTCAACTGGGGAGGGCTTGTCAGTTTCAGTTTCACCGGAAAAACGCCGCGTCGGAATGACAAGAAGGTGTTGTTGGTTGATGTGGACAGGGTGTACGCCCCAATGATGTGGGGAAAAGATCATTGGGTTGGTCTTGTGATCAACTTGACATGCAGACAAGTGGAGATTTTGGACTGCAACATTCCCCTTAATGAGTCCGATAATGAGGTGAACAAGCACATGGCTTATCTTCTACGCGCATTGCCTCATGTCTTAGCTGCGTTTTCGCCTCCTTCCGATAGTAGTCATCCTGAAGAAGACCAAGCATTTTCATGGGTGCGTCCAGACAATATTTACTTCAACGAAAGGTCTGGCGACTGTGGACCATGCGCGGTCAAATTTCTGGAAATGCATGCAGCGGGATACTCCTATGAGGATATGGGGCAGATCGATGACAAAAAGGTGGACATATTCCGTCAGAAATACGCGATGGATACCTATGAAGAATTTATTGGAAACGCAAAAGTTCAAAACGATGGTTGA
- the LOC125586030 gene encoding uncharacterized protein LOC125586030, protein MVSPSSVTPSRRVTRSQCASDREANPKKIPRLGKTASRYAVSSTESELEEPASTDQEEAASTEPEFIVTTPTFPERLFARNCYPGKPRLNIYSKASIIGSLVKLLRGSPEMNCLLGSQFGALFHLPVSRCSNSAKLVHSLLSRQLVTMRLYELWFLFADKPLRFSLREFGDITGLKCEPEREKVGNGSESIDATPGRMWKELFETEDEDVTVPDVLRMLEQPSLPEWKRLPLALIALVDGLLVCGHKLLRVTPAYVEMLEDTRSFLQYPWGREAFVSTLSRLRPPQPSDPSKMDKSLSVMRLRLKQQSTACYGFPLALQLFAFKAIPSLLEKIPEPNKTTSFLQEPEGCDSTNALLNFEDILLVETQTEVIVTYSIPDEGGDPKWKKEVIDPQIDNLVRRMREGHEFKATDFRGGDSSLPPLKPAEKAEGVGVKKKCQKPSNRFGKACDEPGSSTQAPQRPIRPRRGICKQAEPGNLSDKEQELKEWIRVELKTQLGKLRNEIFDWLHHDRGGSFTVPQNTAAGKTNRDNSHADPTGMEGPKKRRPFSGDGNDEAEIFWSDSKKHKKNNGDGFSDDETMRMHDNHCDGRTPNARFWEKVVSMAGEGPSFSKSAKPAKPTLPEPLEVFSVDYQLFVLVSEVYRNTDLFGQVNLRGVQLK, encoded by the exons ATGGTATCCCCCTCCAGCGTAACGCCCTCGAGGAGGGTGACTCGTAGTCAATGCGCCAGTGATAGAGAGGCAAATCCCAAGAAAATTCCCCGACTAGGCAAAACTGCGTCTCGTTATGCAG TATCTAGCACGGAGTCCGAACTAGAGGAACCTGCATCCACCGACCAAGAAGAAGCTGCATCCACCGAGCCGGAATTTATTGTCACCACGCCGACTTTCCCGGAAAGACTGTTCGCACGTAATTGCTATCCTGGCAAACCTCGACTGAACATCTATTCAAAGGCGAGTATCATTGGATCGTTAGTGAAGTTGCTAAGAGGCTCCCCTGAAATGAATTGTCTGCTAGGAAGTCAGTTTGGAGCTCTGTTCCACTTACCTGTATCGCGCTGCTCAAACTCTGCGAAACTTGTACATTCTCTCCTCAGCCGTCAGCTGGTTACGATGCGCCTATATGAGCTCTGGTTCTTGTTTGCAGACAAGCCACTACGCTTTTCTCTGCGTGAGTTCGGAGACATCACGGGGCTGAAATGCGAGCCTGAAAGGGAAAAAGTTGGAAACGGGTCAGAATCTATCGATGCCACACCTGGACGTATGTGGAAAGAGTTGTTTGAAACTGAAGATGAAGACGTGACTGTACCAGATGTTCTTCGTATGCTTGAACAGCCTAGTCTTCCTGAGTGGAAGCGGTTGCCACTAGCTCTCATTGCGCTTGTAGATGGGCTCCTGGTTTGTGGTCACAAACTTCTTCGTGTGACGCCTGCTTACGTCGAGATGCTGGAAGACACCAGATCATTTCTTCaatatccatgggggagagagGCATTCGTCAGCACTCTGTCTAGATTGAGACCACCTCAACCTTCTGATCCTTCTAAAATGGATAAATCCCTTTCGGTCATGCGCCTTCGTTTGAAACAGCAGTCAACAGCGTGTTATGGGTTCCCTCTGGCGCTGCAACTTTTTGCTTTTAAAGCTATCCCCTCATTGCTTGAGAAAATTCCCGAACCTAATAAAACCACTTCTTTCTTGCAAGAACCAGAAGGATGCGACTCAACAAATGCACTTCTGAATTTTGAAGACATACTTCTGGTGGAAACCCAAACTGAG GTTATTGTTACGTATTCAATCCCAGATGAAGGTGGGGATCCAAAGTGGAAGAAAGAAGTAATCGATCCCCAAATAGATAACTTAGTTCGTCGAATGCGGGAAGGGCACGAGTTCAAAGCAACAGACTTTAGAGGAGGTGATTCATCCCTTCCACCTCTGAAGCCAGCCGAAAAGGCTGAAGGTGTTGGTGTCAAAAAGAAGTGTCAAAAGCCGTCTAATCGGTTTGGGAAAGCATGTGATGAACCTGGAAGTTCGACTCAGGCGCCTCAGCGTCCTATTCGACCTCGTCGTGGGATATGTAAACAGGCTGAACCAGGAAACTTATCAGATAAGGAGCAAGAGCTGAAAGAGTGGATACGAGTTGAACTGAAAACGCAGTTGGGTAAATTGCGGAACGAGATTTTTGACTGGTTGCATCATGATAGGGGAGGCTCGTTCACGGTTCCGCAAAACACAGCAGCCGGTAAAACAAACAGAGACAACAGTCACGCTGACCCTACCGGCATGGAAGGTCCAAAGAAGCGACGTCCGTTCAGTGGTGATGGTAATGATGAagctgaaatattttggtctgATAGTAAgaaacacaagaagaacaacGGCGATGGGTTTAGCGACGATGAGACGATGAGAATGCATGATAATCATTGTGATGGCCGTACGCCAAATGCTCGCTTCTGGGAAAAG GTAGTTTCAATGGCGGGCGAAGGCCCCTCTTTCTCGAAGTCGGCAAAGCCAGCAAAACCGACTCTCCCGGAACCGTTGGAG GTATTCAGCGTAGATTATCAGTTGTTCGTTTTAGTTAGTGAGGTGTACAGGAATACTGATTTGTTTGGTCAG GTTAATTTAAGAGGTGTTCAGCTTAAGTAG